In Sesamum indicum cultivar Zhongzhi No. 13 linkage group LG8, S_indicum_v1.0, whole genome shotgun sequence, the sequence TGATCCTCTACGCTTGTGTATGGATCCCGTTTCTCCAAATAGCGCAGGCTTTTGTAAGATTCTTCACCTTCCTAATCGACCCGCACCGTCAAGCCTGCAGCAGCAGCTATGATGAGAACCCGGACTGGGAGCTGGATCTTCCAGTCTCCCAGTTTCAAGAACTAGAGCTGATGATGGGCAACAAGAATGGAGGAGAAGTGAGTTGTGACGCTCATGAGGACGAAATGTGCTCGATTTGCTTGACTGAGTTCGAGAAAGAGGAATTGGTGAACAAACTGCCGAAATGCGGGCACGTATTTCACGTGGGGTGCCTGGAGAAATGGCTGGACAGATGCCAGTTCACCTGCCCGCTTTGCAGGTCTATGCTGTTGCATGTTCGTTCTTCCTCCCCATGCAAAACATCATGGGCTTCTTCTTCTCCCATCTGTATCAATCTGCCCCCTAATTGATTCTTTTCATGTATTCATAGAGatgtatatattcatatatatgattCGACCAATTTTTGTTACTGATCAGAGGAGAAggtattgatatttgatattaggcaatgaaatcaattttttgtggtgttaATTTTAACCTGTCAAGCATTAATCTTGAGTAATCATGGCTCCCTGCCCCTTTTCGGAGTAGTGCTGCTATGAGGACTTCAACTTTCTGATgtgttttatttcttaaaatgagagaaatgttcctagttttatttaaaaatgggGTTTTGACTTGCGCCATTTCGCAGGCTGATAAGGTCGTCTCAACTTCTATTATTGGGGAAGACTTTTTAACAGCAGAATACATCTCATGCCTGGAATTCAGAGTTTCCCTAATAAGTAatcagattgaattttttttgttgcaaattttattCCATCTTCTACTCCATTCAACATATAAAGATGGCAATGTCatcatgtattttatatatgtttaatgggTAGAAGATAAAATAGGATTTACGACAGAAAATTCGAGATATGTGTCCGCTAATTAAAACTACAAAAGTTTATTGCATTTAAGTCCCGTAATTAAAGACATTTGACATATTAATCCTGTAACTTACTATAATAgcaatttagtcctgtatgtttttattttcacaatttcagGAGAAAATTGGCCGAAATCACACATTACTATCTGGCCAACTTTAAAAGTTCTGATCAATTTTGTGTTAAAATcgagaaaattaaaacatacgGAACTAAATTGCTATGCTCACAAGTTAAAGACCAAAATCACAGCACCTGCATTTAAGCCAAACTGAAAATATGAGTTTGTAGCTTTTGGATGATTTTCACCAAGGTTTTAGCTTCTGGTAACTTGTGTGAGTGATCCAAACATCAGATATTCACATTGTTACAGTTTAGGAAACTGATATTTAAATCAGATGTTTCTTCTGGAGCAACATACAGAGAAGCATAAACATGCTGATCAGAGCAATTTCCAGGAAATCCCCTGTTCCTCAACGAGGGATATGGGAGACTGCTTGCTTGATGAATCCTGACACTTTTTCTTGTCCTCATGGGAGATGttaatagatataattaccTTGTGGAAGCTCTGTGTTTACAGACATGATTTACGGCTAGCGATAAATCAACCAGTCCTATAGTAAGGGTAATTCTTCGGACAAAAACGTTCCATTAAAGAAGTGAAATTTACAGAATGGTCAAGTTTTTAAAAGATCGAAACGCTGGCTAACTGGTTCTTGTTAGCCCAACCTGCTGCTAACAACTATT encodes:
- the LOC105168602 gene encoding probable E3 ubiquitin-protein ligase XERICO, producing the protein MICLYAETHLSTFTLILYACVWIPFLQIAQAFVRFFTFLIDPHRQACSSSYDENPDWELDLPVSQFQELELMMGNKNGGEVSCDAHEDEMCSICLTEFEKEELVNKLPKCGHVFHVGCLEKWLDRCQFTCPLCRSMLLHVRSSSPCKTSWASSSPICINLPPN